One Vicia villosa cultivar HV-30 ecotype Madison, WI linkage group LG5, Vvil1.0, whole genome shotgun sequence genomic window, CCAAAAAATGCAGAGTTTGTTTTCCTGTTCGAGTTAGTCTAGATTTCAATTGTTGAAGGGTGTGTTTGGAGATTGTAATCCGGACAAATATTTACTTGTATTGGATGCATTTCAAATGAAGAGATTTGTTGTATTGAAGTATTTTTATAACATTGGGTGCGTTAGAATTTTAATCTTCGAACAACACAAAAAGTATTTTCAAATTTCTAGAGTTTGGAAGAATTAACAAGAGTGCAATGAGCATTATCCCATATTATATTCTTTGTAATTGCTAATTAAGTAAAAGATAATTCTGAATCATAATCAATAAAACCTCTTTTTTAAACATAGTGGCATCAGGCCCGGCCCAAGGGCAAGTCGAGCAAGGCCATTGTCTTGAACTTCATTTTTTTGGCTCGAGGCCTCCAAATAAACtagtaaaataatatatttttgcaaacggtcaaaaaaataaataaatatatttttgcaaAAGAACTATTAGACGTGTATTTTGATATAGCCTACAAGTAACATAACTCTCCTAAATCTAACACCCAGCTGTTCGAATCCTGCTGTATAGGTTTTGAgtctttattttaataattaatatggtTTAACAAATCAGTTTTCATTCAATGACATTGACTATTTatgtaataatatatttatagcataattaattatttgttttaaactttcataaatattttattaataaaaataaaaataatattaaattgatatagttatattttatttttatatgtaaaaattatatataattttgattttaatatcTTATCTATTTTTGTTTGGTCATAAAAAAATGTTATTATTGTTTATACATgagtaaaaatatatatttttaatgaataactttaaattaataataattattttttatatgttttaaattatataaatataataagtaGTTATTTTTGCCACTGTGACATAACAAAGTCCtctctttttatttaattgaatatcgCTCATACTCTCTTCaatatattcatttatttataaaaaaaattaatatttttatcaaacaaaaagttttaaaataaaaagacttTTATATTCACAATTAAAAATGATTAATTCAAAAATGATTAATTCAAAAACCTATGCATTTCATTTCTTGATAACAGTATGGAGATTCAATAAAGAGACACAAACTTTTATATTACAATTAAAAAGGAACAAAGTATCTTTCTATGTGATATAACCCattttaaaatgtaattaaaAAACAAAGTCAACGTTTAACAGAGtgattgtttaatttttatttcttttttaaccaGCTATGCATCTACTTAAAATAATTTCAGCAATGTTCACGATTTCTGTATTATATAGCATGTTGAGGGGCAATAAATAATTGCTCTATGAATTATTCAAAGTCTTGCATCCATAccaaaaaaaactatatatatgAATGTGTTCCTCCAAGTATAATACAGCCTGAAACAATTAAATGGGTGTTGTGAGAGTTCTCTCTACCGATACAATCAAGGCACCAAAATCCAGTGacagaaaaattgatttgactccATGGGATCTTCAATTTCTATCTATTTTAACCAACAAAAAAGGTCTTCTTTATCACCATCCACCCGTCGCAAACCAAATCCAACAACTAAAACACTCTCTATCCTCCGTTCTTGAATTTTTTCAACCTCTTGCAGGTCGTCTCAAAATAACGGAACACAAAGATAATATTATCTCGTGTTCCGTTATTTGCAACAACACAGGTGTTCTTTTTATTCATGCTGTTGTGGAAAATACTTGTGTTGCTGATATCTTAGAACCTATCTACGTTCCTTCAATTGTCAATTCATTTTTCCCTTTTATCGGAGTTAGTAATTATGAAGGTACATCACAACCATTGTTGGGTGTTCAAGTCACGGAGCTAGTTGATGGTATCTTCATTGGTTGCACATTTAACCATGTGGTTGTTGACGGAAATTCCTTATGGCATTTCATCAATTCATGGGCTGAAATTTCACGTAATTCTTGTCATCATCATATATCCAAACTCCCAATACTAGAACGTTGGTTTCCTAATGATATTCAACATCCAATTCAATTTCCTTTTACTATGGATCCATCTGATGACGGGTCCAGTTCTTCACCATCTGAAGATGAGAGACTCAATATATCAGAGAGAATATTTCACTTCAAAAAGGAGAAAATCTTTCAACTAAAATCAAAAATCAATACACATATTGACAGTACCATCAAAATATCCTCTCTACAAGCGCTTTTAACTCATGTTTGGTGCTCCTTTGTTCGTTCCAAACAATTTGACCCACAGGAAGAAATTCATAACAGGTTTGCAATAGGGGTTGGAACAAGATTACTTCCACCATTGCCAAAAGGTTATTTTGGAAACACAGTTATAGGTTGCATGGTTACCATGAAAGCTGGAGAGTTGTTGAAGGAAAATGGGCTTCGTAATGGTGCTTGGGAGATGAACAAGTTAATTGCTTCATACTCTAATGAAAAGATAAGGAATCATTACGAATCTTGGTTGAAGAATCCAAATATTGTAAGGTTTAACGGCATACTGAATAATAATTTCTTAGTCATAAGTAGTTCTCCACATTTTGAtgtgtatggtaatgattttggATGGGGAAAGCCAGTGGCAGTTCGGAGTTCAATTAAAGTAAATGGACTTGTTACTGTGTTTGCTGGAGTAGAAGAGGGTAGCATTGATCTTCAGCTATGCCTTCCTTACAATATTTTAGAGGCAATGGGAAATGACCTTCAGCTCATGGATCTTGTGTCCAATTGATGCAGAGTTGACTTAAGATTTATTATTACTTTTTTGAATTTAAGTtttagatttatttatttatttatttataaaaagtgTGATTAACAGTGTGTAAATTTGATTGCTTTTCATGAGCACGAATTTGTACTTGAATTATTCTAATGTGCGGCAAGTACTCAATTATATTTAAGAGATATAAtaagataaattattttttgtttaaaaactTAGAGCTATGCTTTCTAATAATAAATGTTGTAGACAAGAAAGTTTGAAagaattttttcataaaaatttagCCACGATTTAACGttgattaaatataaattttcaagaataaatatttatttagggTTGTTTTTGGGTCCGTTCAACCTAGTTTATTGCATAGAGTTTCAAAAAATTGGGAGCCTCAAAATTTTAAATGAAAGGGTTAAAAAATTAGAATAGATAagcacttatatatatatatatatatatatatatatatatatatatatatatatatatatatatatatatatatatatatatatatatatatatatatatagtttgcaAAATAGGGTACAATTCAGATGTTGTAGTCCCACGAGGCGTACAAGGGAAATGTTGCCTGTTTTATTTGAGTGTAGGTGCCATGCATTTATGTATATTTGGAttttattactttaaaaaaatcataCTAATTTACAAAAGCTATTGTTAGCTGGGATTTTCGACAAGCCTCTAATTCCAGCTAAGCTACGGGAAAGATGAAGGAACTATGGATGAAATTTTTTCAATGTTCAAGAGCGTGGTCAACACGCATGCTAGTGGCAGGTCAACATAAAAGTGGGGAAT contains:
- the LOC131606446 gene encoding protein ENHANCED PSEUDOMONAS SUSCEPTIBILITY 1-like produces the protein MGVVRVLSTDTIKAPKSSDRKIDLTPWDLQFLSILTNKKGLLYHHPPVANQIQQLKHSLSSVLEFFQPLAGRLKITEHKDNIISCSVICNNTGVLFIHAVVENTCVADILEPIYVPSIVNSFFPFIGVSNYEGTSQPLLGVQVTELVDGIFIGCTFNHVVVDGNSLWHFINSWAEISRNSCHHHISKLPILERWFPNDIQHPIQFPFTMDPSDDGSSSSPSEDERLNISERIFHFKKEKIFQLKSKINTHIDSTIKISSLQALLTHVWCSFVRSKQFDPQEEIHNRFAIGVGTRLLPPLPKGYFGNTVIGCMVTMKAGELLKENGLRNGAWEMNKLIASYSNEKIRNHYESWLKNPNIVRFNGILNNNFLVISSSPHFDVYGNDFGWGKPVAVRSSIKVNGLVTVFAGVEEGSIDLQLCLPYNILEAMGNDLQLMDLVSN